From the genome of Clostridium sp. BNL1100, one region includes:
- a CDS encoding DUF362 domain-containing protein gives MNIKSMIGIVLSIVMMPYLVACSNARDSVNEVAEVTSSSTLSSTPSVTHSQRETPIVYMTTDISSKGLIAVYNALNWTPKGDVAVKLSTGEPPASHYLDPKLIKELVQSVKGTIVECNTAYGGSRISTAMHMQVAKDHGFTAIAEVDILDADGSMSLPVVGGAHLKEDLVGSHFSKYNSYLVLSHFKGHEMAGFGGAIKNISIGLGSSEGKCLIHTAGKYNSTIYGENQNDFLESMGDAGKAVSDSLGNGKNIVYINVMNNLSIDCDCNGNPAEPEIDDIGILSSTDPVALDQACIDLVYAAKGSESLRGRIEDLNGLHTLEHAEKIGLGCRTYKLVNIND, from the coding sequence AACCTCATCGTCAACCCTATCATCAACCCCATCAGTAACCCATTCACAGAGAGAAACCCCAATCGTGTATATGACCACTGACATCAGCTCCAAGGGTTTGATAGCGGTTTATAATGCGCTGAACTGGACACCGAAAGGTGATGTTGCAGTGAAGCTCAGCACAGGTGAGCCGCCGGCTAGTCACTATCTGGATCCGAAATTGATTAAAGAACTGGTGCAGTCAGTCAAGGGTACAATTGTTGAATGTAATACAGCGTATGGAGGATCCCGAATCAGTACAGCCATGCATATGCAGGTTGCGAAGGATCATGGCTTTACGGCGATTGCAGAGGTGGATATTCTGGATGCCGACGGTTCAATGAGTCTGCCGGTAGTAGGGGGAGCCCATCTGAAAGAAGATCTTGTAGGATCACACTTTTCCAAATATAATTCTTATCTTGTATTATCTCATTTTAAAGGACATGAAATGGCAGGATTTGGAGGGGCTATTAAGAATATTTCCATAGGTCTTGGTTCGAGCGAAGGAAAATGTCTAATCCATACAGCCGGAAAATATAATTCAACCATATATGGCGAAAATCAGAATGACTTTCTGGAATCCATGGGTGATGCGGGTAAGGCAGTTTCTGACAGCCTGGGAAACGGAAAGAATATTGTTTACATCAATGTGATGAATAATCTTAGCATAGATTGTGACTGTAACGGCAATCCAGCAGAACCGGAGATTGATGATATTGGAATACTTTCATCCACTGACCCGGTAGCGTTGGACCAGGCATGTATCGATCTTGTATATGCTGCAAAAGGTAGTGAATCCCTCAGAGGAAGAATTGAAGATTTGAATGGATTACATACGTTGGAGCACGCAGAGAAAATTGGTCTTGGTTGTCGCACTTATAAATTGGTGAATATTAATGATTGA
- a CDS encoding permease has translation MIDILHREFIYLFYYFSVQLEQIFTYWLLGMIIGSAVSVFGKERIHRLFSGLQNKRLGVLGIFLACCLGIASPLCMYGTIPIAASFSEKGMRDDWLAAFMMSSILLNPQLIIYSVALGTTALIVRIVACLLCGFIAGLLINIFYREKSFFNFSGFYEMKSHDTDPNILLRFLKNLGRNVKATGLYFLLGILLSALFQRYVPANAFANLFGSNKGFGVLMAATIGVPLYMCGGGTIPLLRQWLFDGMSMGSAAAFMITGPATKITNLGAVKIVLGTRRFVLYLSYVIIFALLIGFLLNV, from the coding sequence ATGATTGATATACTGCATCGTGAGTTTATATATTTATTTTATTACTTTAGTGTTCAGCTGGAACAGATTTTTACATATTGGCTGTTAGGTATGATCATTGGGTCTGCGGTGTCGGTGTTTGGTAAGGAACGGATACATCGGCTGTTTAGCGGCTTGCAGAATAAGAGGCTTGGGGTATTAGGCATTTTCCTAGCCTGTTGTCTGGGGATAGCCTCTCCGCTTTGCATGTATGGAACGATTCCAATTGCCGCTTCCTTTTCGGAGAAGGGTATGAGAGACGACTGGCTGGCTGCTTTTATGATGTCATCGATTTTATTGAATCCTCAGCTGATTATTTACAGCGTAGCATTGGGAACTACGGCATTGATTGTACGAATTGTCGCCTGCTTACTATGTGGATTTATAGCAGGGTTGCTAATAAACATATTCTACAGGGAAAAATCATTTTTTAATTTCAGCGGTTTTTATGAAATGAAAAGTCATGATACAGATCCCAACATTCTACTACGTTTCCTCAAAAATTTAGGAAGAAATGTGAAAGCAACCGGTCTGTACTTTCTTCTGGGAATTTTATTGTCCGCGCTGTTTCAGAGATATGTACCAGCAAATGCATTTGCTAATCTATTCGGCAGTAACAAGGGATTCGGTGTACTGATGGCAGCCACCATAGGTGTTCCGCTTTACATGTGTGGAGGAGGAACGATACCGCTTTTGCGGCAGTGGCTATTTGACGGTATGAGCATGGGATCTGCAGCCGCTTTCATGATTACAGGGCCAGCCACGAAAATAACCAATTTGGGTGCTGTGAAAATTGTATTGGGTACCCGACGGTTTGTGCTGTATTTATCATATGTTATAATTTTTGCACTTTTAATTGGATTCTTATTAAATGTTTGA